Proteins encoded within one genomic window of Manduca sexta isolate Smith_Timp_Sample1 chromosome 18, JHU_Msex_v1.0, whole genome shotgun sequence:
- the LOC115451705 gene encoding uncharacterized protein LOC115451705: protein MDTNILKTPTTKLTRLPTPVPDPGAEGAEAEGSNPDDGKMVGGERVGEVGGAQPREVTVGDVEFAVPTSVVEPETSGVNTRRRSERLWARSRTSSVRSRSHPSSDSECGTDTGPSSKTGKARRDLNTQRRQAQRMQLDEEVEERVQEYLKTSVDHSIPTLELKEPRVILRQDLTHCGKIVKLIVRKSGNLKGTRQRALNSVVETITKYVNQPRATVLSRLEEETKALRDHSARLETAMSRMTDENASLRRRIEELEKALPDSSQPSWVRLNDPPWPMKPKAAQAELPVQGGFIGGQPQSTTSKGKGKAKGSRASQPAPPVLTPANDPSSVVVAGPPGVKAAKQVVAKKGTQGEKRAASARAPQNAKAPPKTKGRGKNKASSSPAEQTPHEPRPLPPAPESMDTAWTEVVRRKKKAKSGAGKPAASRQSTKRPEPKLRPPKSAAVVISLTPAAVEKGLTYAGVLTDAQRRVDLSGLQIDRLRPKYAATGAMLYEVPGAESEQKADSLAARLRECFGDSGDIVVSRPTKCSELRISGWTFAATSETVKAALCSTGGCAAEAVKVGEVRQDRSGMGAVWAKVPTKAAQKIKAGRLKIGWVVARGTVLEARPMRCYRCLETGHVRGSCDGSADRSELCYRCGKPGHKARQCGDKPNCALCAAAGKPAEHQIGGKKCAASSQKTRRRPRRRPAAAAEVPSQPQAASPPQPVVAEMEVEEIAHQ from the exons ATGGAtacgaacattttaaaaacaccaACAACAAAATTGACGAGATTGCCTACTCCGGTTCCGGACCCCGGGGCTGAAGGGGCGGAGGCCGAAGGGAGCAATCCTGACGACGGAAAGATGGTAGGAGGAGAGAGAGTTGGAGAAGTTGGGGGCGCACAGCCCCGTGAAGTTACAGTAGGTGACGTCGAATTTGCGGTTCCGACTTCTGTCGTTGAGCCCGAAACGAGCGGCGTAAACACGAGGCGCCGTAGCGAACGGCTCTGGGCTAGAAGCAGAACGTCCTCGGTGAGGTCACGGTCTCATCCATCCAGTGACTCGGAATGCGGAACAGACACCGGCCCGTCTTCAAAGACAGGCAAAGCACGGCGTGACCTAAACACGCAAAGACGGCAAGCTCAGCGGATGCAGCTGGACGAAGAAGTGGAGGAGCGGGTCCAAGAGTACCTCAAAACCTCAGTGGACCACAGCATACCGACGTTAGAGCTGAAAGAACCGAGGGTAATCCTTCGACAGGATCTTACACACTGTGGCAAGATCGTGAAACTGATTGTCCGCAAATCCGGCAACCTGAAGGGCACGAGACAAAGAGCCTTGAACTCTGTAGTTGAGACGATTACCAAGTATGTCAATCAACCACGAGCGACGGTACTATCTCGACTTGAGGAAGAGACGAAGGCGCTAAGGGACCACAGCGCGCGTCTCGAGACGGCAATGAGTCGGATGACGGACGAGAACGCCTCCCTCCGACGGCGTATTGAGGAGTTAGAGAAGGCTCT GCCAGACTCGAGTCAACCCTCATGGGTCCGGCTCAACGACCCCCCTTGGCCCATGAAACCAAAAGCTGCGCAAGCGGAGCTCCCAGTTCAAGGAGGATTCATTGGTGGGCAACCTCAGTCCACCACAAGCAAGGGCAAGGGTAAAGCAAAGGGCAGTAGAGCCTCCCAACCTGCTCCACCTGTGCTGACACCTGCCAACGACCcgtcgagcgttgtagttgctGGGCCACCTGGCGTAAAAGCTGCCAAACAAGTCGTGGCCAAAAAGGGGACCCAAGGCGAGAAGCGCGCCGCCTCGGCGCGCGCACCACAGAACGCCAAAGCTCCGCCGAAGACCAAGGGGAGGGGAAAGAACAAAGCCTCCTCCTCCCCTGCGGAGCAAACTCCCCACGAACCCCGCCCACTACCACCGGCCCCCGAGTCTATGGACACGGCCTGGACCGAAGTGGTGCGCAGAAAGAAGAAGGCCAAGTCCGGTGCAGGAAAACCCGCAGCATCGCGACAGTCGACAAAGCGCCCTGAACCGAAACTCCGGCCGCCGAAGTCAGCCGCGGTTGTCATTTCACTGACACCGGCAGCCGTTGAGAAGGGACTGACATACGCAGGTGTTCTTACGGACGCCCAGCGGCGAGTAGACCTGTCTGGTCTGCAAATAGATAGACTCAGGCCTAAATATGCAGCCACGGGTGCCATGCtatacgaggtgcccggggctgaGTCCGAGCAGAAGGCCGATTCACTCGCCGCGCGGCTGAGGGAATGTTTTGGGGACTCGGGGGATATCGTTGTCTCACGGCCCACCAAATGTTCGGAGCTGCGAATCTCGGGTTGGACTTTTGCGGCCACCTCCGAGACAGTAAAGGCGGCCTTATGCAGTACTGGCGGGTGTGCTGCGGAGGCGGTAAAAGTAGGGGAAGTCCGCCAAGATAGATCTGGCATGGGTGCCGTCTGGGCCAAGGTGCCCACCAAAGCGGCCCAAAAGATAAAGGCGGGTCGTCTAAAAATAGGCTGGGTCGTGGCGCGAGGAACCGTCCTCGAGGCGCGGCCTATGCGCTGTTACCGCTGCCTCGAGACGGGGCACGTGCGAGGAAGCTGCGACGGTTCTGCAGATCGTAGCGAGTTATGCTACCGCTGCGGCAAgccgggccacaaagcccggcAATGCGGAGACAAGCCAAACTGCGCTTTATGTGCCGCAGCTGGTAAGCCCGCCGAACACCAAATTGGGGGGAAGAAGTGTGCTGCCTCCTCCCAGAAAACCCGGCGTCGCCCGCGCAGAAGACCGGCTGCTGCAGCTGAGGTTCCGTCCCAGCCGCAGGCagcgagcccaccgcaaccagtggtGGCCGAGATGGAAGTAGAGGaaatcgcccatcaataa